From Tiliqua scincoides isolate rTilSci1 unplaced genomic scaffold, rTilSci1.hap2 HAP2_SCAFFOLD_165, whole genome shotgun sequence:
TGGCAAGGAGAGCCTCTTTCCTCTTGATGTACTTAAGCGCCTGGGCCACTAATTTTTTATCCCCAAAGAACTGGTGGAAATATTCTTCTCTGCCCTTTGCAGTGAATCCCAACAACCCCACATAGCGAGGGGACTGCAAACAGTTCTCCAGGCTGCCCAAGGCGCTTGGCCTGGTCGTGATCAGCAAGCAGGCCTCAGGAAAAACCCTCTTGGTAATCAAACCATTCAGAAGGACACTCAATGGATTCTTCCCACAGGAACTGATACTTAGATTGTCTTCTTGCAGCTCAATAGAACTATTCAGCTCATCGAAGCCATCCATTATGAAGAGGAGTTTGTTGGGATTCATCAGAAGTTCTTTTACAGCTTCTTCTGGAGTCAGTTCAGGGTAATTCTTTAAAATCAAGTCAGCCAAACTAGCCTGTCCCTTCACCAGATCCAGCTGCCTGCAGCTTATGTAGAAAACAGAATTGAAGCGTTCTGGAAACAGCCTCCCACTGGCCCAGTCTAGCAGGATCTTTCTGGCCATCGTGGTCTTTCCCACCCCAGCCATTCCCAGTAGCACGACAGTCTCCGCCATGCTGCTGTCAGTACTGAACAGGGCGTCTATGCTGGTCGCAGCCATTTGCTCAGGCACCATCCCTCTATGTCTCCATCGCCTCTGCAGGAATTCATCCGCTCCATCCTCTTCACTTGCCTTAATTAGTTTTGTGTAAGGTTCACTGAATGGCACATGGACCCCAGGGCAAGACTTCCCATCTTCTGGCACCTGGTATTTCTTCCTGACATGTTCTCTGTATTTCTCCCTGTAACCTGATTCAAACAGCATCCATGAACAGAGATCGCAAacagatttaaaaagaaaatcaacaATCAGATGAAGCTATGGACAGATTTCTCCTGTACCCCATACAAATGTTTGGCAAGATAAGCAACGACAGGGTAATTTTGCACATTAGATTTGCCAGTAACAGGACCTCATTGTGGGCAGAAGCTGCAAGTTCCCCCCAGCACACCACATCAGAAAAAGGAGTTTGGAAACAAAAGCAATTCATCCTTCAAGTAAGTTTTTCACAGTTGTCCAAATTGTTTGGGACAAACCCTGGTGTCTAATAAAATCTGACTAAATATATCAAAACCTCTTAAAGTTTATGCATTCATTAGCAGTACAGAAAAGGAAAAGCTATATAGGACCACTAAAAACACATCAACGCTCTCACCCACCCTTATGCATACCACTAAGCAAACTGAATAGTCAAAACTATGCTATTGGCAATCAACATGAAATTGCTCCTTAGGAATCACAGAGTGAAGAAAGGACTGGTACTGTATACACCATCTGGTATAAATCACTCCCCCCCCATAGGAGAATGCCTCCTAcctgcttcccccacctcctGGCCCCTTTCAAAGACTATCCTCCTTTCTTCAGGAACAGGACACTTCATGAGTACCGATTATGTGAAAAGAAATCAGAATCacctagtagcccaatcctatcctctgccaacCCAGAACATGTACTGCTGCTTACAgaatgcacactgcatgctattgtgGGAGGGGGCACAAGAAGGCCCGGAATGTGTAAGTAAACATCTTTTTTATTTACCACCCAAAGACCCAGTGGCCTCCAGTGAGTCTCCTGTCCTATGCTTttcagctggtgtaagtctgatgtttttggactggaaaaggagtttttttgaaaaatcttggtgcgcactgcttctgctgagatccacccctcccgctCGCAGTTCAGCCCCTTCTCAACCCTAATCACCCCTGGAAGTgcctctgctgccaccttacctgctccagcagggtatCTAGGAGTGTCTGGTGTGCACAAGGTCTCCAGCTGGTTGTGCCGGTGGCTCTTAAGTGCACAATGATGGCACAGTTTTCATAGTGTAGGAACAAAGCTTATGCTGACGGATCATGAGATCTGTCAGCTTGTACTGGTCAGCGACCGTAAtaaattattgattgattgatccgTCAGCATAAGCccagcactggattgggctgtaatacataCCAGTTAAATTCCATCCACTCCCCTGAAACAGCATCTGTTCGGTCATCAGAAATTTTTCATTCTTTCTTCAAATTTCTTAGATAGTTAAcagactgaaagcccaatcctaagcatgtctactcagaagtaagtcccactatagtcaatggggtttactcccaggaaagtgtggataggattgtagcctgaagcaGGTGTCCCACACATCCATGCTTCAAGATGCTTAAATAAATTAAAGCAATTAGTATACAAATTgaccaatcccaaccaactttctagcaccgatgcagctgcaatgctcccttaccttgaggaggcctctgtgactgcctgcagcatgcatcctgttggcatggctacatcaaggctggaaagttgtttaAGATTGGGCCGTACATCTCACCAACTTCCCACATAAACAGATTGCAATTATGATTTGAGAACAAAAATCAAATTCTATTATCCTCAGATCAGATTCTATTAACCTCGGTTAAATAGAACTTATTTCCCTTCACATCATTGATCCATCTCTTTCCTTATCTCATGGACAATTTAATCTTGGATAGTGAATatgataataatataataataatatacagtatttatataccgcctttcttggtctttattcaagacttcattcaaggcggtttacacaggcaggcttattaaatccacgcagggatttttacaaattgaaagaaggttctctctttcaagaaccaccacattcaagctgttacactccgatctggtttaacattctggcctccatcctcccacgctccgagcagatggaacagctcagctgcagcttgccagctgcttcaaggtcgcacggtgccggtggcctcgaactggtgaccttgtggatgttaatcttcaggcaaatggaggctctaccctctagaccagacctcctgcctgattcCATTTACATCATTCAAATGATCTAAACAGGGTCCTCTGCCTGCTATAATCTATTCTAATATAtggtaaagcagccattttcaaccactatgtggtacactggtgtgctgcgaatggtctgcaggtgttccacGGGAGTTTTGGGaagtattagtagggccattggaggatttaagctcccaccaacagcatggtgtgcaatgtcaattggcaaaaatctgatggtgtgccttgacaattttagtgccttgtcagtgtgccctgagatgaaaaaagttgaacatCACTGCGATAAAGGACATATGTGATTTCCTGCCCCACATTTGCCTGTCTGCGTGATCTTACTCCCAAGCACCCTGTGCCAATGGCTTTGAGGCCAAGGCAGAACAAGAGGAGCCTGATTTTGCGGCCTGACATATATGTGGGTTGCATTTTTAGAAACGTGTAACCTATCAACTCATTCATTTCACACACTGTCTATCTCCAGAGCAGAGTTTCATCAGTTTTCAGTGTTTCAAAGTTGTCACAAGCTCACATGGGGACAGCTGGGGACATGGGACTCACATGGGGACACATGGGGGGCAGTTATCTACGGAACAGGTCTCTGCATCAGGGTTGCCTATTCCTGTCACCTGCTACCTACTGCTAAACAAGGGAAAACACGCGTGGACTCTCTgcagatgtgcatggcctctgggaacccaagtgcctctgggaactaagtgccaggtatggcaccgcgagtttagcctcagtgcaagGAGGAGGCAAGTGGACCtttgagttttggagaaggagaggaggaggaggacaacgagaaggagaaggtaagtgtactctttctaactctttgtcttcccaactccctgtcttctaaccttaacgtTAAATCAACCTTAAACCAAAATTgcaagttagctgcacctaagctagcacctaagggaggtacataggtctactctgagcaggagcagagtcctactcatgagtaagagcccaagggtcaggcacttaaatcaaaattgaaagctagctgcacctaagggaggtacataggtctactctgagcaggagcagagtcctactcatgagtaagagcccaagggtcaggcacttaaatcaaaattgaaagttagctgcacctaagttagcacctaatctaaccgaaggaaggaaggaggataaagtggaaagcaggtttttctacttgttttaaattaaacctatacttaacccaagttaaacttaatctaagttagaacataacctaaacagttcagtaaattgggacacaggatctagagagcaataaacaggagggaaagaacctaggaagggccagttcccaaccacccaggcaacctaacatagtccattttagaaatttagcatcaccacctttaggaggtaataagagccccattaggc
This genomic window contains:
- the LOC136635950 gene encoding NACHT, LRR and PYD domains-containing protein 12-like, translated to MGPKDIMMLALPWEPKAQSTPLQGSSRFGTHHMLRSASSLPGVPLWSSCAGGAAAPQRAGEGLVSFWSRCGRAALSPAPRSGELFVLRLQCRREPGRSRLEKPLLVGGWPGTPEMAAAAAPGYREKYREHVRKKYQVPEDGKSCPGVHVPFSEPYTKLIKASEEDGADEFLQRRWRHRGMVPEQMAATSIDALFSTDSSMAETVVLLGMAGVGKTTMARKILLDWASGRLFPERFNSVFYISCRQLDLVKGQASLADLILKNYPELTPEEAVKELLMNPNKLLFIMDGFDELNSSIELQEDNLSISSCGKNPLSVLLNGLITKRVFPEACLLITTRPSALGSLENCLQSPRYVGLLGFTAKGREEYFHQFFGDKKLVAQAL